The stretch of DNA GTTGATACCGTAGGGGAGCGCTGCGAGCGCGGCGAAGACGAGGAGCGCGACGATCAGCTTGCGCCGGCGCCTGGCCGCGTAGCTCGCCTCGGCCCGCGCGGGCGGGGAGCCCGGCGCGAGGGCGGTGGTCGGCGTGGTCATCAAAGCCTCCCGAACAGGCCTTGCGGCCGCACGAACACCACCGCGAGGTAGAGGGCGTAGACGCCGACGGACTTCAGCGCCGGCGGCAGAATCACCGCCGTGACCGCCTCGACGAGGCCGACGATGATGCCGGCGACGAGCGCGCCGCCGACGCTGCCGAAGCCGCCGAGCGCCACCGTGACGTAGGCGATGAGCGCGAAGCTCGCCCCGACCTGGGGGTGGATGTAGTAGAAGATCGCCAGCACCGCCCCGGCGAGGCCGACCAGCGCCGCCCCTAAGCCCCAGCCGAGGGCGAAGACCCGGTTGCGGTCGATGCCCACCAGCGCCACCGCGCCCTGGTCCTCGCGGGTGGCCTCCAGCGCGCGGCCGAAATCGGTGCGGCTCATCAGCAGGTGCAGGCCGCCGAAGGCCGCGAGCGACACCACGGCGCCGAAGAGCTGCGGCCAGGGCAGGAAGATCCCGCCGAGATCGAGGGTGCGCCCGCCGAGCCAGGTGTTCTGGACGTTGCGGTAATCGGGCGTGAACAGGTACTGCGCGGCACCCTGGAGCAGGATCGCGAGCCCGAAGGTCGCGAAGATCTGCACCATGCCCTGGTTGGCCTTGGCCCGCATGGCGAAGCGCACCACGCCCATGTAAGCCGCGGCCCCGAGCATGAAGAGCAGGGCGGCGACCACCGGCATCAGCACCACCGGATCGAGATGGGTGACCAGCACCAGCCCGAAGGTCGCGTACATGGCCAGCATCAGGAACTCGCCATGGGCGAAGTTCACCACGTCCATCAGGCCGAAGATCAGCGAGAGTCCGACCGCGATCAGGGCGTAGATCAAGCCCATCAGGAGGCCGCTCGCGAGCACCTGAACCAGGGCTTGCGTCGTCATGGGGTTGGGGGGCTCCGGTGAGGGCGCGAGACGTGTTCGACCGCCGCCGAGAGAGGCGCGGGATCCCCTCTCCCGTGTGGGAGAGGGGTGGGGGTGAGGGTGGAGACGGCGCCGCAATGACTCTGAACCGTCGAGCTGCGCAGCTGGACGCCCGACGACTTATCGGGAGCCCGAGCCACCCTCACCCCCGGCCCCTCTCCCACACGGGAGAGGGGGGAGCGCTTCGTCTTGGAACGTCGCGAGTGTCACAGGCGTCGGCGAATCGACGCCTGTGCCGTCACGCGTTCATCGGCCACTTGGCCGGCGCCACGGCCGCCGATTCCGGGAACACCGTGACGAACTTGTCGCCGATCCATTGCAGCAGCACCGGGTCGGCATGGGTGTTCTGGCCGTCGGGCCCGAAGGCGACCTTGGTCCAGGGCATCACCGTGCGGGTGCCCGGGATGTCGGTGGCGGCGAGCGCGGCGCGGATCTTCTGGCCGTCGGTCGAGCCGGCGCGGTCGAGGGCGTCGGCCAGCACGATCATCGCCATGAACTGGCGCGAGGAATTGTCGTTGAAGTCGCGGCCGGCCCGGGCCTTGTACATCCCGTTGACGGTCGCCACCATCGGGCGCTTGGCGGCCAGATCGAGGGAGAAGCTGCCGCGCGAGATCACGCCCTGGAGCTTGTCGCCGACGGCGTCGTAGGTCACCTTCTCGGAGAAGCCGGCGGCCTGCGCGATGATGCTCTTCGGCTTGTAGCCGAGTTCGCCCATCGTCTTCGTCAGCAGGATCGCGTCGGTGGTGTAGCTCGTCGGCAACAGCACGTCGGCGTTGGCGGTCTTGAGCTGCTGCACCTCGGCGGTGAGCGAGGGCGAGTTGCTCTTGTACTTCACGTCGGCGACGAGCTTGTAGCCGCGCTCGGCGGCGAGCTTGCGCTGCACCGTGGACGAATCGACGCCGTAGATCGTGTCCTCGAAGAACAGGGCGACCGAGTCGATCTTCTGGCCGCGCTTGCGCTGGGCATCCAGGAAGTCGAACATCGCGGTCGAGAACATCTCGTCGTGGGCGGCCGGGCGGAAGAAGAACTTCAGGCCCTTGCGGTGCAGGCTCGGCGACGAGGAATCGGCGCAGACGAAGGGCACGCCGTAGCGCTCGGCGGTGGCGCTCACCGTCGCCGAGACCGCCGACTGGTAGCAGCCGACGAGGGCAGCGACCTTGTCCTGGGTGATCAGGCGCTCGGCTTCGGCGCGGCCCTTCTGCGGGTCGGCCTGGTGGTCGGCGAAGACGAGGCGGATCTTGGCGCCGCCCATGCCGGCAAGGCCCGCGCCCTTGGCGCCCGGCAGGTCGAGGTCGTGGTCGTTGTTGATGAGGTCGAGCGCCGTCTCGATGGCGTGGCGGGCATCCACCCCGACCTGCGCGCTCGGGCCCGACATGGCGTAGAGCACGCCGACCACCACCTCGGGTGCCGCCGCCCGGGCCGGGGCGCCGCGCAGGCCCGCGAGCGACAGGGCGCCGGCCCCCACCAAGAGTTCTCGACGACGGATCATGCGCTGGCCTCCAAGAGGTGGGGACGTCATCCAAGCCTCATTCCGCCGGCTTTGAAAAGCCCGTGTCGAGGCTGTCACCAGCCCGAATGCGGAAACGATGCGCGAACGAGAGATTACGACGAACGGACCGGGGACATCTGTCACAGCACCGCGAATTCGCTGTTGCGACGGTCGGTGATCAGCATGCAGCCCGGCGCGTGGGTGATGGCGAAGGCCGGCCGCACGGCGGCGATCACCGATTGCGGGGTGACGCCGCAGGCCCAGAAGACCGGCATCTCGTCGTCGCGGATCGTGACCGGGTCGCCGTAATCGGGCGCGTCGATGTCGCGGATGCCGATCAGGTCCGGCCGGCCGAGATGGACCGGCGCGCCGTGGACGGAGGGAAACCGCGAGGTGATCTGCACCGCCCGGATGGCCTGCGCGGGGGTGAGCGGGCGCATCGACACCACCATCGGCCCGGAGAAGCGGCCGGCCGGGGCGCACGGAATGCTGGTGCGGTACATCGGCACCCGCACCCCCATCTCGACGTGGCGGAGCGGCAGCCCGTCCTCGGCCAGGGCCGCCTCGAACGAGTAGGAGCAGCCGATCACGAAGGCCACGAGGTCGTCGCGCCAGAATTCCGCGACGGAGGCGCAGTCCGCCACCACCTCGCCGTCGCGCCAGACCCGGTAGGCGGGGATGTCGGTGGCGATGTCGAGATCGAGGCCGAGTTCCGGGATGCTGCGCTCGCCCCTGGCCGAGACGCCGATGATCGGGCACGATTTCGGGTTGCGCTGGGCAAACAGCAGGAACTCGTCGGCGAGGTCGGCGGGCAGCACCGCGAGGTTGCCCTGGACGTAGCCGTCGGCGATGCCGGCGGTGCAGCCGGTAATGGCGCCGCTGCGGCAGGCCAGCCGCGCCGCCTCGCCGCTCA from Methylobacterium aquaticum encodes:
- a CDS encoding branched-chain amino acid ABC transporter permease gives rise to the protein MTTQALVQVLASGLLMGLIYALIAVGLSLIFGLMDVVNFAHGEFLMLAMYATFGLVLVTHLDPVVLMPVVAALLFMLGAAAYMGVVRFAMRAKANQGMVQIFATFGLAILLQGAAQYLFTPDYRNVQNTWLGGRTLDLGGIFLPWPQLFGAVVSLAAFGGLHLLMSRTDFGRALEATREDQGAVALVGIDRNRVFALGWGLGAALVGLAGAVLAIFYYIHPQVGASFALIAYVTVALGGFGSVGGALVAGIIVGLVEAVTAVILPPALKSVGVYALYLAVVFVRPQGLFGRL
- a CDS encoding ABC transporter substrate-binding protein, whose amino-acid sequence is MIRRRELLVGAGALSLAGLRGAPARAAAPEVVVGVLYAMSGPSAQVGVDARHAIETALDLINNDHDLDLPGAKGAGLAGMGGAKIRLVFADHQADPQKGRAEAERLITQDKVAALVGCYQSAVSATVSATAERYGVPFVCADSSSPSLHRKGLKFFFRPAAHDEMFSTAMFDFLDAQRKRGQKIDSVALFFEDTIYGVDSSTVQRKLAAERGYKLVADVKYKSNSPSLTAEVQQLKTANADVLLPTSYTTDAILLTKTMGELGYKPKSIIAQAAGFSEKVTYDAVGDKLQGVISRGSFSLDLAAKRPMVATVNGMYKARAGRDFNDNSSRQFMAMIVLADALDRAGSTDGQKIRAALAATDIPGTRTVMPWTKVAFGPDGQNTHADPVLLQWIGDKFVTVFPESAAVAPAKWPMNA
- a CDS encoding putative hydro-lyase; translation: MTLPFDRARMSGEAARLACRSGAITGCTAGIADGYVQGNLAVLPADLADEFLLFAQRNPKSCPIIGVSARGERSIPELGLDLDIATDIPAYRVWRDGEVVADCASVAEFWRDDLVAFVIGCSYSFEAALAEDGLPLRHVEMGVRVPMYRTSIPCAPAGRFSGPMVVSMRPLTPAQAIRAVQITSRFPSVHGAPVHLGRPDLIGIRDIDAPDYGDPVTIRDDEMPVFWACGVTPQSVIAAVRPAFAITHAPGCMLITDRRNSEFAVL